The Mycolicibacterium flavescens genome has a segment encoding these proteins:
- the coaE gene encoding dephospho-CoA kinase, with translation MLRIGLSGGIGAGKSTVSSTFSDLGGIVVDGDVIAREVVEPGTEGLAKLVDAFGREILHEDGALNRPALAAIAFSDEQKRQTLNGIVHPLVAHRRSELIAAAADDAVIIEDIPLLVESGMAPMFPVVVIVHADEEVRVKRLLEYRGFTEEDARARIAAQATEEQRRAVADVWLDNSGTAGELVEQARALWHERIRPFAHNLHEKQPAHSKPVLVPFDPTWPDQARRIVARLNTACGHRAVRVDHVGSTAVPGMDAKDVIDVQVTVASLADADELDDALTGAGYVRGQATADVAKPDARSTVAEFDHSNDDALWHKRIHCSADPGRPTNVHIRVDGWPGQQFALLFVDWMRANPGVQADYLALKRRVAEEGHVHTGAYADAKEPWFLDAYRRAWEWADTTGWRP, from the coding sequence GTGCTGCGCATTGGGCTGTCCGGCGGTATCGGCGCCGGAAAATCGACCGTGTCTTCGACTTTTAGCGATCTGGGCGGAATCGTCGTCGACGGTGACGTGATCGCCCGCGAGGTCGTCGAACCGGGGACCGAAGGGTTGGCCAAGCTCGTCGACGCGTTCGGCAGGGAGATCCTGCACGAGGACGGCGCCTTGAACCGTCCCGCGCTGGCAGCGATCGCGTTCAGCGACGAACAGAAGCGTCAAACCCTCAACGGGATCGTGCATCCGCTGGTGGCCCACCGCCGGTCCGAGCTCATCGCGGCCGCGGCCGACGACGCCGTGATCATCGAGGACATCCCGCTGCTCGTCGAATCCGGTATGGCTCCGATGTTTCCAGTGGTGGTCATCGTCCACGCCGACGAAGAGGTGCGAGTGAAGCGCCTGCTCGAGTACCGCGGCTTCACCGAAGAGGACGCCCGGGCGCGGATCGCCGCGCAGGCCACCGAGGAGCAGCGCCGCGCCGTCGCCGACGTCTGGCTCGACAACTCGGGCACCGCGGGTGAACTGGTCGAGCAGGCCCGCGCGCTGTGGCACGAGCGGATCCGGCCGTTCGCCCACAACCTGCACGAAAAGCAGCCGGCCCACTCCAAGCCGGTCCTGGTGCCATTCGACCCGACGTGGCCCGATCAGGCGCGGCGCATCGTGGCTCGGCTCAACACCGCATGCGGGCACCGCGCCGTCCGCGTCGACCATGTCGGCTCCACGGCGGTGCCGGGGATGGACGCCAAGGACGTGATCGACGTCCAGGTGACGGTCGCCTCGCTCGCGGACGCCGACGAACTGGACGACGCGCTGACCGGCGCGGGTTACGTGCGCGGACAAGCCACCGCCGACGTCGCCAAGCCGGATGCCCGCAGCACGGTCGCCGAGTTCGATCATTCGAACGATGATGCGTTGTGGCACAAGCGGATTCACTGCTCAGCCGATCCGGGGCGGCCGACCAACGTTCACATCCGCGTCGACGGATGGCCGGGCCAGCAGTTCGCGTTGCTGTTCGTGGACTGGATGCGTGCCAATCCCGGCGTCCAGGCCGACTACCTGGCGTTGAAGCGGCGTGTCGCCGAGGAGGGGCACGTACACACGGGCGCCTATGCCGACGCGAAGGAGCCCTGGTTCCTCGATGCCTACCGGCGTGCGTGGGAGTGGGCCGACACAACCGGGTGGCGGCCGTGA
- a CDS encoding Protein of uncharacterised function (DUF402) — MRAVDIYTVQPWGLYMARPTPGRAQFHYLESWLLPSLRLRATVFHFNAGHELDQDYYLDVGHYTPGSKVWHAEDHYLDLAVRTGRGVELHDVDELLTAVRHNLLAPETGEQAVQTAAAAIDGLARHDYDLNRWLGDLGMPLTWRDE, encoded by the coding sequence GTGCGGGCGGTCGACATCTACACGGTCCAGCCCTGGGGCCTCTACATGGCCCGTCCGACCCCGGGCCGGGCCCAGTTCCACTATCTGGAGTCCTGGCTGCTGCCCTCGCTGCGGCTGCGCGCGACGGTGTTCCACTTCAACGCAGGTCACGAGCTCGACCAGGACTACTACCTGGACGTGGGCCACTACACACCGGGCTCGAAGGTCTGGCACGCCGAAGACCACTACCTCGACCTGGCGGTTCGCACCGGCCGGGGCGTCGAACTCCACGACGTCGACGAACTGCTCACCGCGGTCCGGCACAACCTGCTGGCGCCCGAGACCGGAGAACAGGCGGTCCAGACCGCGGCGGCCGCGATCGACGGGCTGGCCAGGCACGACTACGACCTCAACCGGTGGCTTGGGGATCTGGGCATGCCGCTGACCTGGCGCGATGAGTAG
- the rpsA gene encoding 30S ribosomal protein S1, giving the protein MPSPSVTSPQVAVNDIGSSEDFLAAIDKTIKYFNDGDIVEGTIVKVDRDEVLLDIGYKTEGVIPSRELSIKHDVDPNEVVSVGDEVEALVLTKEDKEGRLILSKKRAQYERAWGTIEELKEKDEAVKGTVIEVVKGGLILDIGLRGFLPASLVEMRRVRDLQPYIGKEIEAKIIELDKNRNNVVLSRRAWLEQTQSEVRSEFLNQLQKGAIRKGVVSSIVNFGAFVDLGGVDGLVHVSELSWKHIDHPSEVVQVGDEVTVEVLDVDMDRERVSLSLKATQEDPWRHFARTHAIGQIVPGKVTKLVPFGAFVRVEEGIEGLVHISELSERHVEVPDQVVQVGDDAMVKVIDIDLERRRISLSLKQANEDYTEEFDPSKYGMADSYDEQGNYIFPEGFDSETNEWLEGFEKQREEWESRYAEAERRHKMHTAQMEKFAAAEAEAVEASGSRSNGASRGEEQSAGGSLASDAQLAALREKLAGNA; this is encoded by the coding sequence ATGCCAAGTCCCTCCGTCACCTCGCCGCAAGTAGCCGTCAACGACATCGGCTCGAGCGAGGACTTTCTCGCCGCCATCGACAAGACCATCAAGTACTTCAACGATGGCGACATCGTCGAGGGAACCATCGTCAAGGTCGACCGGGACGAAGTCCTGCTCGACATCGGTTACAAGACCGAAGGCGTCATCCCGTCCCGAGAACTTTCCATCAAGCACGACGTCGACCCCAACGAGGTCGTTTCCGTGGGCGATGAGGTCGAAGCCCTGGTCCTCACCAAGGAGGACAAAGAAGGCCGTCTGATCCTGTCCAAGAAGCGCGCTCAGTACGAGCGCGCCTGGGGCACCATCGAAGAGCTCAAGGAGAAGGACGAGGCCGTCAAGGGCACCGTCATCGAGGTCGTCAAGGGCGGCCTGATCCTCGACATCGGCCTGCGCGGCTTCCTGCCCGCGTCGCTGGTCGAGATGCGTCGCGTCCGCGATCTGCAGCCGTACATCGGCAAGGAGATCGAGGCCAAGATCATCGAGCTCGACAAGAACCGCAACAACGTCGTGCTGAGCCGCCGCGCATGGCTGGAGCAGACCCAGTCCGAGGTCCGCAGCGAGTTCCTCAACCAGCTGCAGAAGGGCGCGATCCGCAAGGGCGTCGTCAGCAGCATCGTCAACTTCGGCGCGTTCGTCGACCTCGGCGGCGTCGACGGCTTGGTGCACGTTTCCGAGCTGTCCTGGAAGCACATCGACCACCCGTCCGAGGTGGTTCAGGTGGGCGACGAGGTCACCGTCGAGGTGCTCGACGTCGACATGGACCGCGAGCGGGTCTCGTTGTCGCTCAAGGCGACTCAGGAAGACCCGTGGCGCCACTTCGCCCGCACCCATGCGATCGGCCAGATCGTGCCGGGCAAGGTCACCAAGCTGGTGCCGTTCGGTGCGTTCGTCCGCGTCGAGGAGGGCATCGAGGGCCTGGTGCACATCTCCGAGCTGTCCGAGCGCCACGTCGAGGTCCCCGATCAGGTGGTGCAGGTCGGCGACGACGCGATGGTCAAGGTCATCGACATCGACCTGGAGCGTCGCCGTATCTCGCTGAGCCTCAAGCAGGCCAACGAGGACTACACCGAGGAGTTCGACCCCAGCAAGTACGGCATGGCCGACAGCTACGACGAGCAGGGCAACTACATCTTCCCGGAGGGCTTCGACTCCGAGACCAACGAATGGCTCGAGGGTTTCGAGAAGCAGCGTGAGGAGTGGGAGTCCCGCTACGCCGAGGCCGAGCGCCGGCACAAGATGCACACCGCGCAGATGGAGAAGTTCGCCGCTGCTGAAGCAGAAGCTGTTGAGGCGTCCGGTTCCAGGTCCAACGGCGCCTCGCGTGGCGAGGAGCAGTCGGCAGGCGGCTCGCTGGCCAGCGACGCCCAACTCGCGGCGCTGCGTGAGAAGCTCGCAGGCAACGCCTAA